The following coding sequences are from one Vibrio syngnathi window:
- a CDS encoding MSHA biogenesis protein MshK, with product MVRALVLSLLFGNSVVWAEQDPTAPLGWLSPQQKSASAKKASVQYRLPSLESIVCKGDTPCYAIMNGQILEQGETIRGYRVKNIDPEYVTLQRSSKQWKLEMFSLDVKNN from the coding sequence GTGGTTAGAGCTCTAGTGTTATCTTTGCTGTTTGGTAACTCCGTGGTATGGGCAGAACAAGATCCAACTGCGCCATTAGGTTGGCTTTCACCCCAGCAGAAATCAGCGTCAGCTAAAAAGGCGTCAGTTCAATATCGTTTACCGTCCCTAGAGAGCATTGTTTGCAAGGGCGATACACCTTGTTATGCGATTATGAATGGTCAGATTCTCGAACAAGGAGAAACGATCAGAGGGTACCGAGTTAAGAACATAGATCCAGAGTACGTCACTCTGCAGAGGAGCTCTAAGCAGTGGAAATTAGAGATGTTCTCTTTAGATGTTAAGAATAATTAA
- the pilO gene encoding type 4a pilus biogenesis protein PilO, with amino-acid sequence MQLWNQLSDKFLALSLREKWLLFVCGLVGLSMLLFTLLIEPAYLDVQEKNVKSMSLTQSNQKQQGELLVLQAKLNKDPDKEIDLELKKLLVESQELSFELAEIVDRLVTPSQMAQLLESVLNAGNGLKLESLESLQPAAISNNQENSDNSNYFLHPVRMELTGSYFDISIYLQALESLPVSYYWRTFEYSVEEYPKARLVFEVYTLGTRQEFIGG; translated from the coding sequence ATGCAACTGTGGAATCAACTTAGCGATAAGTTTCTTGCATTAAGCCTGAGAGAGAAATGGCTACTTTTCGTGTGTGGTCTAGTGGGCTTATCCATGCTTTTATTTACCTTATTGATTGAACCGGCCTATCTTGATGTACAAGAAAAGAATGTGAAGTCGATGAGCCTTACGCAGTCAAATCAGAAACAGCAAGGTGAATTACTTGTTCTACAAGCCAAGTTGAACAAAGACCCAGATAAAGAAATTGATCTTGAGTTAAAAAAACTATTGGTTGAGAGCCAAGAGCTATCATTTGAGCTCGCTGAAATCGTTGATAGGTTGGTTACACCTTCTCAAATGGCGCAGTTATTAGAGAGCGTTCTGAATGCAGGTAATGGACTGAAGCTTGAATCTTTAGAATCGTTACAACCAGCAGCTATTTCGAACAATCAAGAGAACAGTGATAATTCAAATTACTTTCTCCATCCTGTTAGAATGGAGTTGACGGGTAGTTACTTCGATATTTCAATTTATCTTCAAGCACTTGAGTCACTTCCTGTGAGCTATTATTGGCGCACGTTTGAGTATTCAGTAGAAGAATATCCCAAAGCTCGACTTGTGTTCGAGGTTTACACCCTAGGTACCAGACAGGAGTTTATCGGTGGTTAG